In the Apodemus sylvaticus chromosome 3, mApoSyl1.1, whole genome shotgun sequence genome, TGAGTTCCTGGTCTGCTGGCTCTTCAGACCCTCCTGCCCCTTCCAGGATGCTCTGTTCCCCGACCTTAGATATGTAGATGTAGGAGCTGTAGCCACTGGGGCTGTGTTCTGCATTGTGTCCTGTTGtggctcttccctccccccctccatttGCTATAAAGGGAAGTTTCTTTGACCAGGGGAGGGACAGGTGATGCTAAACTTATTCGGTAAAGATGGCTCAAGAACCGAGAGGAATCTGTAGGCCACCAGTCTGAAGCTAAGCTTGTGGGCAGAGAAATTAGTGGCTGGGGTagagttaatttttttgtttttgttttttggattttggtttttttcgagacagggtttttctgtgtagccctggctgtcctggaactcactctgtagaccaggctggcctcgaactcagaaatccacctgcctctgcctcccagaatgctgggattacaggtgtgcaccatcactgcccagcgagttcattttttttttttgagacagtgtttctctgtaattTTACATGCCCTGGAATTTGCCATGAAGACCGGATTGACCTGGAACTCACGGAGATCTACCCTCATCTGCCTTCCAGGTATGGGGTGTAAAGGCCTGGTCAACCTTATTATCAATCTTTTTGACTTATATTTGTgtggtgctaagaactgaactggGGTTCATGTATGCTAGGCAGCTCTGCTACTGAGCTGTTTCCCCTACCCAGGCCTTGTTTTACTggcctgcatttttttttaagatttattttatttattatatgtaagtacacagtagctgtcttcagacaccccatgAGAGGGCATCagtctcattactgatggttgtgagccaccatgtggtttttgggatttgaactcgacctttggaagagcagtcagtgctcttaactgccgagccatctccccagccccagcattTTCTTTCTGTAACAAAAGTGCTACATACATCTTAGAGAAAGGACACAGgatgggcatggtgacacatgtctaAAATCCCAGCTCTTTGGAAGCTAAGCCAGCCTAGGCCGTACAGTGACttctagcacacacctttaatcccagcactccggaagcagaagcaggtggatctctgagttcaaggccagcttggcctacagagtgagttccaggacagccagagaaaccctgtcttgaaagaacaaagcaaaagtcccagaatccacataaatgCTGATTTAATGGAAGACATTACAGTCCTTGCTACCCAGGGGATAGGAGGTGGAGAAAGGCAAATTTTTGCAAGTCTAAAGTCCACCTACTCTGGATTTTTGTGGTGAAAAATTAACAAAGAGACTGTCCTAGGTGAGGTGGCAAGCCAGCAGGTTTGGCTGCTTTTTAATTCtaactctcaggaggcagaagcaggtggatctctgtgagatccAAGCAGCCACAAAGGCAAGGCAAGGGTCCACACCTGAGGCTATTGTCCCCTGACCTCTCAGACTCAGGGATACTCCTGCCGAACTCACAGGGGTGAAGACACAACTAACACAAAGTAAAACCACAAGAAAGTTCAAACTAAAACACTTCTAGGGCTGCCTATAGGGCTAAATAAAATAGGagccaggccctgggttcaagctcGAGAAAGAACAGAGATGGCTCATTTTCCCCACTAGGTGATTTGTACATTTGGGTCCCAATCTGACTAGACAGACCTACCATGGGTCCTGCTGTGTGCGGTCTGACTTGACAGACCTAGCATGCAGACATGCATGTCTTCCCATCTCAATAACTACGTAGTAATCCTTTAAGGGTGCATTATGGAGCTCACACATGCTGTGCAACTAACCCTTTGATGTTGGGATGGAGGGaacagggaattgaactcagctgataaagtgcttgctgtgtgccTGAGGCCCTTGATaccatctccagtagaaagaaacaaaatccacacTCAGTTCTCAGATGTAGCGTTTAATATCGAGGCTTCTTGGAGCTGACACCAAGGAACTGGAGGACTTTCCTACCAGTATCCCACTTCCTGGCTGCTCAGCCTGTCAGAAGCCGCGGGTAAACTATTGGCCAGCCTCCTGGGCCCAGGAATGCTGCTCTGCCTTTAATAGCTGTGTGAACAGTCCTTCTATGGGCAACAGGCCGTTGCCCGGGTACCTGCATGTTTGCTTCCTTAGGACCTGTGCTTGCCATGCTGACCCTGAAATTTAGACCAGATACATTCTCActggaaaaggaggagaggtTCCTTGTGTGTAAACCCTGAAAGGGTTTAGAAATGGAATAAAACTTAATATCTCCAGTCAAGGCTGTATCAATCCAGGAATGGTAGAGGACTGAGTACAGGGTGTTTGGCCCTCCCTGAGGCCAATGGGCAGGCTTGAGGCCGGAATGCTTTCAGAAAGGAGGCGAGGGACAGTTAACTAGCAAGCACGATGTTTCTTTCGATATTTCTCTCGCCACACTTGCCGGAAACTaagcaaagcaaaacccaaataTGGCTCCCACGTGAGGGACTCCTGTAATGTATGTAcatccacatatatacatacgtacgtacatacatacaaacagccCCACTGCGTCACCGCTCGACTGTGACTGCTGACCGGCTCTGCAGCTTTTCAAGGTGCTTCCCTGACGGATCTCGAGCTGGACCCATTGAGCCACCCGGAGAGCTGGGAGCCTGAGAGCTCCCCAGCAGACCTGCCCCTACCCTTTTTGAGAAGCCTGCTCCGAAAGAAAGTAAAGTTACTACTTTACTGACTAAACTTGACGGCTGATGAGCTAGAAAGTCAGGCACGAACACAGTGGCGCACATTCCTGGAGTCTGGCCCCTATTCGCCTATACGCGCCAAGAATAAAAGACAGCGACGAAAACTCTTCGACCTGGTGTTGAATTGTGTCTACACAGTGTTTACACAGAGTTTACACAGTTTCAAACAGTAAATTACTGTTTGAAATCTGACTAGGTTAAGAAGCTATCCCCTGGAGCCACTGAAACTAAAACAGGGTCGCTGCTCCCAGATGTCCTGAGGTTCCCAGGGGCACAATAGGGAATCTGGGACCAAAGGGGTGGCTAGGATTCGGGCGCCGAGCTCGCCTCTCCAGGCCTCTTTCTGCAAACCGCTGGGCTGGGGAGTGGTCAGCCCTCACTTGTCACTCGCCGTTCCCAGCCTAGCGTCAGCTGGAGACGACtggaacccccccacccccaccccccaaagaaGGAAAGGGGCGGGTGTGGGCGGCGGTGACTCAGAGCgcagtgctgggaacagaagggTTAAATGGGCACGGTTAGTGGCGCTCCGCCCCGACAGACCCCGCCCACAGAGGCCGCGGCAGGCCTGCGTATTTATAGAGGCGGTGCCGGCTGCGCCCGGGCGTCCCTGTGACCCGCAGCCCCGCGTCATGGAGCGGCCGGCGCCTCTGGCCGTGCTGCCCTTCTCCGATCCCGCGCACGCCCTGAGCCTGCTGCGCGGCCTGAGTCAGCTGCGCGCCGAGCGCAAGTTCCTGGACGTGACCCTGGAGGCGGCGGGCGGCCGCGACTTCCCCGCGCACCGCGCGGTGCTGGCGGCCGCCAGTCCCTACTTCCGCGCCATGTTCGCGGGCCAGCTGCGCGAGAGCCGCGCCGAGCGCGTGCGCCTGCACGGGGTGCCGCCCGACATGCTGCAGCTGCTCCTGGACTTCAGCTACACCGGCCGAGTGGCAGTGAGCGGCGACAACGCCGAGCCGCTGCTGCGCGCCGCCGACCTGCTGCAGTTCCCCGCCGTGAAGGAGGCGTGCGGCGCCTTCCTACAGCAGCAGCTCGACCTGGCCAACTGCCTGGACATGCAGGACTTCGCCGAGGCCTTCAGCTGCTCGGGGCTGGCGAGCGCGGCGCAGCGCTTCATCCTGCGCCACGTGGGCGAACTGGGCGCCGAGCAGCTGGAGCGGCTGCCGCTGGCGCGCCTGCTGCGCTACCTGCGCGACGACGGGCTGTGTGTGCCCAAGGAGGAGGCGGCCTACCAGCTGGCGCTGCGCTGGGTCCGCGCCGACCCGCCGCGCCGCGCCGTGCACTGGCCGCAGTTGCTGGAGGCTGTGCGCCTGCCCTTCGTGCGCCGCTTCTACCTGCTGGCACACGTGGAGGCCGAGCCGCTGGTGGCGCGCTGCCCGCCTTGCCTGCGCCTGCTGCGCGAGGCCCGCGACTTCCAGGCGGCTCGCTACGACCGGCACGACCGCGGGCCCTGCCCCCGCATGCGTCCGCGCCCGTCCACCGGCCTGGCCGAGATTCTGGTGCTGGTGGGAGGTTGCGACCAGGACTGCGACGAGCTGGTCACGGTCGACTGCTACAATCCGCAGACCGGCCAGTGGCGCTACCTGGCCGAGTTCCCCGATCACTTAGGCGGGGGCTATAGTATCGTGGCGCTGGGCAACGACATCTACGTGACGGGTGAGTGCGCTGGTGGATTTCCAAGAGAGAGAAGACCTGGCGTTCTAGGGCCTGACCTAGCCCTTGGCAGGGCAACTGCGTTCATTTCTCCATCTGCTTTTAAACTAGAAGAGCCCCCTGTTGGAGCAGAGACATAGGTCCTTTGTGGGTCTCTATGCCCCGAGTGGTAAGCCTGCCTTGCTTAGCCAACTCCTTGCCCCGAGGTACCTCCCTCTTTTTGGATTGGAAAAGACCCGGCTTTGACCTGGCACAATGGGTGCTTTCTTTTAATCCCCAAGGAATGCGGGGACAGGATGCAGGCTGGCGCCTGGTGAGGCATCCCTCCCTGCCCAAAGCAGGGACATTTCTCCCTCCCTGCTAAGCCACAGGGGCCTCCTGACTCACGGCTTTGTCACCAGTGGCAAGGATTCTTAGAGCCAGCACCTAGGCTGGGTGCACTGTGGATCACATGGTGTTGAGGCTGCCTCTAGTCTACGACTGTAAACATGGTCACATGTTGAAAGATTTTCTTCCAGTTACTTGGCTGAAACCCCAAAACGCTGCCGAGTCACTGTAGGCGGGCCCCAGCCTGCCCCAGCACTGGGTTTCTCCCACGTTTTCTCACTAAGAATTAATCCCTGATCAAACCGGAGGGAGGCTACAGGAGGCCAACAGGCATGGCCTCTGGAACTGCTATATAAGGAAAAGCCCACTGAGGCCTCCGGCCCTGTTATCAGGCCGGCTGGCGTGAGGCTGGGTCGTCCTGGGGGCTGTGCCTAGCGTGGCACATTCCACATAAAGCCTCCTCTGATGTTGCTGAGGAGGGGACACATCCCAACTCAGAGGTCAGTGTCAGCTCTGGCCTCAGCCACCCTGAATCCAGCTCTCTAGGGAACCCTGCCAGAATGCCCCTCGTTAACAACCTGAGGCTGACCCGGTGTTGTTTGGGGAGCACCCCGCCCCCATCTCCTCTGAAGTCTGGGTAGTGATTTTGAGCAGAGC is a window encoding:
- the Klhl21 gene encoding kelch-like protein 21; this encodes MERPAPLAVLPFSDPAHALSLLRGLSQLRAERKFLDVTLEAAGGRDFPAHRAVLAAASPYFRAMFAGQLRESRAERVRLHGVPPDMLQLLLDFSYTGRVAVSGDNAEPLLRAADLLQFPAVKEACGAFLQQQLDLANCLDMQDFAEAFSCSGLASAAQRFILRHVGELGAEQLERLPLARLLRYLRDDGLCVPKEEAAYQLALRWVRADPPRRAVHWPQLLEAVRLPFVRRFYLLAHVEAEPLVARCPPCLRLLREARDFQAARYDRHDRGPCPRMRPRPSTGLAEILVLVGGCDQDCDELVTVDCYNPQTGQWRYLAEFPDHLGGGYSIVALGNDIYVTGGSDGSRLYDCVWRYNSSVNEWTEVAPMLKAREYHSSSVLDGLLYVVAADSTERYDHATDSWEALQPMTYPMDNCSTTACRGRLYAIGSLAGKETMVIQCYDPDTDLWSLVDCGQLPPWSFAPKTVTLNGLMYFVRDDSAEVDVYNPTKDEWDKIPSMNQVHVGGSLAVLGGKLYVSGGYDNTFELSDVVEAYDPETRAWSVVGRLPEPTFWHGSVSIFRQFMPQTPAGGRGFELNSGGNDVDAGYHRLPQNPEELQ